GCATAGACTTCACCCATAATACCAAATTCCAAAAAATTTCTTGGCTTACAATCAGCATTAGCACCACTATCTATCAATACAGAGGCTCCTTTGGTTGTTGGGTAAGCCGTAGCCAATGCAGGTCGATCAATTCCTTTAATCCTTCCTAGTATAAACAATCCTCCCGCCAATAATGCACCTGTGTTTCCTGCAGAAATGATGGCGTCAGCTTTTTTTTCCTTTACTAGGTTTAGCCCAACCACCATGGAGGAATCTTTTTTCTTTCTAATAGCGGCTACAGGCTTATCTTCATTGGTGATTTCTTCACTACAGTGAAGAACTTCTATCTGCTTTTTAGGATACTGATACTTGCTTAATTCTTTTTCAATTTTGTTTTTATCTCCGGTTAAAATAATAGTTATAGGGTATGCTTTAACAGCTTCGATAGCCCCTGGTATTGTAACAGCAGGACCATGGTCTCCTCCCATTGCATCTACAACCAGTTTCATTCTATCCCTCCCTCTTCAATAACGACCAATATAAACTTTCCTCTAAATACTTGTACTTGATCTACTTTGGTCCGAACATGTACAAAATGGTTATTTCCCCTAACCCTTACGACTTCTGCCTTAGCTACTAACTTATCTCCAGCCTTTACAGGATTTAAATATTTAATGTTCGACACACCGGTTAGTGCAACCTCTGCATCAATGACTGCCATAGCTAATGATTCTGCTTGAGAAAAAATATGATGCCCCCTTACAAGGTTTGTTTTACTAAAAGCCATATCCTGAGTAGTCTGCAGTACAGATATACCGCTGACTCCTAAGTTTAAATCAATTAATTCTCCTACAATCTCTGTTCCAATAATACTTCTAACCTTTTTGTAGTTTTTTTCCGCGACATTTTTTATTCTTTCTCTAAGTTCCGGTATCCCTAACTCTAATCTATCTAATCTTATGGTCTGTATACTAACACTAAATTTAGTGGATAAATCTTCATCCGTTAAAAAAGGTTGTTCTTGAATCAGCTCCAGTAACTTTTTTTGGCGAACTGATTTGCTAGCCTTACCTGGCCCTTTCATTTCTATCACCTCGTAATTAGTACTAAAGATTAGTACCTGATACTAATATTTAGTATATATTATTCCCTATGAAAAATCAAGAACTTTATGGTTAGTATTTAAAAAACAACTTCAAGTTATTTATAATAATTGTAAATAAAAAAAGCAGCGAAGTTTATTATTACTACTTTTAAAATGCATAAAAAAATAGTAATGAGCCTTCATTACTATTTTTTCATGATTATTATTCATTTACTGTAATTACCTCTTTGTTTTTGTAATATCCACATTCAGGACATACACGGTGTGATAATTTAGGTTCGTGACATTGTGGGCACTTTACATACCCTGGTGCAACATATTTAGAATTTGCTGCTCTTCTCATATTCTTCTTTGATTTACCTGTTTTACGCTTTGGTACCGCCATGTTTAACACCTCCTTAATCTTGTTGTAACAATTCCTTTAATTTAGCAAATCGAGGATCTATATTATCTTCACTATCTTGATTACATTTACATTCTTCTAGGTTTAAGTCTTTACCACATGTTTTACACAGTCCCTTGCAGTCTTCACTGCATACCACCTTCATAGGAAGATTCATGATAATTTGTTCTTTTATCATTTCATTAAAATCTATGCTATTATCACGATAGATAGCAATGTCTTCTAAATCATCATTGTCCTCCAACTTTTCCTCTTCAACTAATTCAACGTCAATATTGTTTTTTAGTAAATGAGTAAAGGGCTTTAAACATCTTCCGCAGTGAACCTCTAGTTCTGTTTCAATATTACAGGACAGAAAAATTTTTTTCCCAACACTATATATTGTTCCCAAAACATGTATAGGCCTTATCACCTTAAGAACATCACCATAATAGTTTATATTATCAAGGTCAACAGTAAAGTCTATATTTAGTTTATCATGTTCCCCTCTTTTTATGGTGTTTAAATCAAACTTCAACATCCTCACCTCTATTAAGTATACCACAGTTTTCTCTATAAAAGCTTTAAGAAAATAGCTTTTACGAATATATCAACAAAAATGATTATACAAATCAATTGATTGTTTGTCAAGCATTTTATCTTGATACGTTAAAGGAATCATAGAATTTCAAATCGAAAGGCAAATATCCCTCTCCTTCATAATGAAAAGGTAGAGAGTTTTCCCTACCTTTTTGCTTTGATTATCCTACAAGGGTCTTTGTATCTCTTGCGATCATTAATTCCTCATTCGTTGGGATTAATAATACCTTTACTGCAGCGTCATCTGTTGAAACAACAGTTTCTTTGCCACGTACATTATTTTTCTCATCATCAATCTTAATACCTAAAAATTCAAGACCTTTACAAATCTCTTTTCTAGCTATAAAAGAATTTTCGCCTAATCCCGCAGTAAATACTACTGCATCTAAACCGCCCATTTCAGCAGCATAAGCTCCTATGTACTTCTTTACTCTTTGATAATATAAGTCTAAAGCTAATTGTGCTCTTTCATTTCCTTTTTCTGCAGCTTCTTCAATATCTCTGAAGTCACTACTAATTCCTGATACACCTAACACACCAGATTTTTTGTTCATTGCATTGGTTGCCTCTGCTATTGTTAGGTTTTCTTTATTCATCCAGTAGTCAATGATGGCCGGATCTATGTCACCGCATCTTGTTCCCATTGCTAATCCTTCTAATGGTGTAAAGCCCATACTGGTATCAACAGATTGTCCATGATTTACTGCTGCAATACTGGCGCCGTTTCCTAAGTGACATGTAACAATCTTTAAATCTTTTAGTGGTTTTCCTAACATTTCAGCTGCTTTATCTGAAACATACTTGTGAGAAGTACCGTGGAAACCATATCTTCTTACTTTATATTTTTCATATAATTCGTAAGGTAGGGCATACATATAAGAAGCAGCAGGCATGGTTTGATGGAATGCAGTGTCAAATACTGCCACCATAGGTGCTTGAGGTAAAATTTCTTTACATGCATTAATTCCCATTAAGTTTGGAGGATTATGTAATGGCGCTAATTCTGCACACTCTTCTATTGCTGTTTTTACTTCGTCATCAATTACCACAGAACTAGAGAATTTGTCTCCTCCATGAACAACCCTGTGACCTACGGCAGAAATTTCTTCCATAGATTGAATTGCACCATACTCGCTATTTGTTAAAGCATCTACAACGATTTTGATAGCTGCTTTATGGTCATTCAATGGTTCTTCAATAACAACCTTCTCTTTACCTGTTGTCTCATGTTTTACAAAAGAACCATCTATGCCAATTCTCTCTGCTATTCCTTTTGCTAATAATTCTTCATTTTCCATATTAATAAGCTGGTACTTAAGTGAAGAACTTCCACAATTCATAACTAATACCTTCATTTTAATTTAATACCTCCTATTTAATTGAATGTAAGTAATTTGATAAATACTTGTCAGAAAATCTCTTAACATTACAATCATAATAAATTTCTAATGTTTTTTCAAGTTTTTCGATGATTTTTATTAAAATTTATCTTTCATTTATATTTTTTCTTCAAACAACTACATTATTATCTGTTATATTTACTATCGGTATACGCCTTGAAACTTGAATTTTAATATCCAAGATCATATGATTTCGCCTTAGCTAAAAAACGTAGCCAAGGACTGCAAATGTAACCCTTAGTATATTAAAATCCATAGGCGTATGTCTATAAAATAACCTTATTGATAACAATCTATACATGATTAAACATTCGTGTTATATTTTATTAAATAGATTCTTTTTATTCACCGATTATAAAAAAGCGATATTTACATATAGTAAGTTTTAATAATTTCGATAAAATAAAAATAATGGAGGTTTTTTTATGAAGGTATTGGGCTTAATCACTGAATATAATCCTTTTCACAATGGACATCTATATCATTTAAATGCATCTAAGGAACTTACTGGTTGCACCCATGCGGTGGCTATCATGAGTGGAAACTTTCTTCAAAGAGGGGAACCTGCCTTAGTTCATAAGTGGGATCGAGCTAAAATGGCGGTACAAGCTGGTGTTGATTTAGTTATTGAACTTCCCACCCCTTATGCCTGTGCTACAGCAGAGTTGTTTGCCTTTGGCTCAATAAGCCTACTTCACGCTATGGGGGTAGTAGATGCATTGTGTTTTGGAAGTGAATACGGAGAAATTTCCTTGCTAAAAGTAATTGCCAATGTTTTATTTTTATCGCCTCCTAAATTCAAAATTTTTCTCAAAAACCACTTAAAAAAGGGCTTATCTTTTCCTTCGGCACGAACAAAAGCTTTGGCTGATTATTTTAATCTAGATGACGATTGTAATCTTAAAACCTCAGACTTAGAAGTCATAGAAATGATTATGAATAGTCCTAACAATATTTTAGCGATAGAATATATGAAGATGTTAAAGAAATTAAATGCTTCTATTCTTCCCTATACGATTCCTAGAATCAAGGCCGCCTATCATTCAACTAAACTTGAAGGCAGCATCGTAAGCGCTACTGCTATTAGAGAGCATTTTTATAGAAAAAATCATCTTCAAGAACTAAAAGGAACCATGCCCCCCTCCTCCTTGAATATCTTGGAAGAAGCTTTTGAGAAAAAATTGGCCCCTATCTTTAAAGAGGATTTTGAAAAAGTTATTTTGACGCTATTAAGGCGGGAAAGTAAGGAAAGCCTTTCCCATTATTTTGACATAAGAGAAGGGTTAGAAAACAAAATTTTTCAGTGTAGTCATCACTGTAATTCCTTAACGAATTTATACCATTGTGTAAAAAGTAAAAGATATACACAAACTCGTTTTCAGAGGATTTGTATGCATGTGTTATTAAATCTTAAGAAAAAAGATATTATAGATTTTACTTCTTCCGGAGGTCCCCAATATCTTCGGGTTCTTGCTCTAAATAATAAAGGCAGGGAAATTTTAAAGGCCTGTAAGTTAAAAGCTACTTTGCCTATTATTAATAAGATTAATCAATATGTTCCCTCAAATGAAATCGCTAAAAAAATGTTAGAGATAGATATAAGAGCAACGAATCTATATGCCTTGGCTACAAATAACGAAGATTATTCTACCCGTCCTTTAGACTTTTATATAAGTCCTTATTACCAAGTAACATAGTAATTAATATCTTATTCTCCCTATATAAAAGAATATATACTTTTAAAAACAAATATATATTTATTAAAGGTTTATTGTCAATTTTATATAGATACGCGCTTCTAAAGTTAAATTTTAATATACACGGTCTACGGTTTCGCCCCAAAACCGTGGGCTGCAAATGTAGCCCTTAGTATATTAAAATTTAAGGGCGCACATCTATAAGCATATTAACTTTAACCTTACATCCTTCTTTGAAGGATCCATCTTATCTAGGGGGAATACTATGTCTAGCTTCTTTATCCTGCTACTGATGTTGGTAGTAATTATATTTTTCATTCGTTTTAAAGATTACAGAAAAAGGTTTCAAAAACTTGTGATGGACTACTTCATTATATTGATGGTTGTTGTCCTGGTGGTTTGTATTATTATTTTTCCAAATCAATCGGTAAAAGCAGCTTATGAAGGACTAAAGGTCTGGTTTGCTGTTGTATTACCTGCTTTACTTCCCTTTTTTATTGGCTCAGAATTACTGGTAGGATTAGGTGTTGTTAAGTTTATCGGTACATTATTAGAGCCTATTATGCGTCCACTTTTTAACGTTCCAGGGGAGGGCTCCTTTGCCTTTGCTATGAGTGTCACCTCTGGTTACCCTGTTGGGGTGAAAATCACTACGAAATTGCGGTCAGAGGGATTATTATCAAAGATAGAGGCCCAACGTCTCGTATCCTTTTGCAGTACTTCAGGACCACTGTTTCTTATTGGTGCTGTTTCTATCGGGATGTTTCAATCCTCTGAAGTAGGCTTACTTTTAGCTATTTGCCACTATACAGCAGCTATTGTTGTTGGTCTTTTTTTTAGCTTTTATAAAAGGTCCTCTAGTGAAGATACTTCTGCTTTTTTATTGTCAAAACATAAAAACTTAATTAAAAAGGCTTTTGTACAATTAAATATTGCCCGTAAAAAAAATCCTCCCTTTGGAATTTTATTAGGCAATGCTGTCAGAGAGTCTATCAATACGATGTTGATGGTAGGAGGATTTATTGTTTTATTTTCTGTCATCATCAATATCTTTGATATTGTTGGCTTGATTGATGTGGTCGCCAATTGTTTATATTTTTTGTTTCAAGCGCTTCCTATAGATTTTTCTATTATCAAAGGGCTCATTACAGGCCTTTTTGAAATAACAATAGGTTGTAAAATGATAGCAGATACTTTGCATGCTGCTCTTATTCATCGCATTGCTGCTGCTGGATTCATCATTGGTTGGAGCGGCTTTTCAATTCATGCACAATCTATTAGTATTTTGAGCACTACTGATATTAATCTCTGTCTTTACATATTTTCAAAGCTATTGCACGGCATTTTTTCTTATCTTCTTGTTTATTTGGTTTATCCTATATTTACAGTGCTTTATGCTTTTACTACCCCTACTTTTTATCATCACGAGGAATTATCCCTATATGAAAAAATTATTAACAACTTAACCCTTTCAATAGAAATTTTTCTGATGCTCTTTGTTGGCGTTTTGTTGATTTCTTTACTTACTGGTTTTTTTATTATGACTATAAATAATTTTAAAGGAAAAAAACGAAATAAATAGGATGAATTAAAAGGGATGAAGAAAATTACTTCATCCCTTTTAATTCATCTCTATTGTTTTTTACAGTTTCCATTAACCCATTTAAAATCTCTTCAATATTGGATAATATTTCATCTGCATAATCTCTAGCGCCTAAACGCATTTCCTTTGCCCCTATTTGAGCTTCAGTAATGATTTCTTCTGCCTGTCTATGGGCTATCTTTGTAATTTCATCTTGCTCTACCATAGCTATTACATGTTCATTAGCTTCCTGTATGATGGTATCTGCCTCCTGCTGCGCTTCTACTAAAATTCTTTGTCTTTCTTCCTTAATCCATTGTGCTTGTTTTACTTCATCTGGTAAATGTATTCTAATTTCCTTAATAACCTCCAGCATTTCATCTCTATCTACCAGAACTTTATGGGCAAAGGGTATTGACGATCCACTTTCTACAATTTCTTCTAACTCCTCTAACAACTTTAATACTTCCACAATCATTCCCCCTATTTATTAAAAAATTTACGTTTTTAAATTTTTTGAAAGATTGCTTTTTTAGTTGATTCTGGAACTAATCCCTCTATGCAGCCGCCAAACTTAGCTACTTCTTTCACTAAGCTAGAACTTAGATAAGAATTTTCACTGCTGGTCATCAAGAAAATTGTTTCTACATCCGGTGCTAATTTTCTATTCATCAATGCCATTTGAAATTCATACTCAAAATCTGATACAGCTCTTAAGCCTTTGATGATGACTTTAGCATCATTTTTTTTAACATAATCTATTAATAAACCAGAAAAACAATCTACTGTAACATTTTTATAAGCAGCTACAGCTTCCTTTATTAAAGTAACTCTTTCCTCTAAAGAAAATAATGAATTTTTATTAGGGTTTTGTAGTACAGACACAATAACTTTATCACATAATTTAGATGCTCTTTCAATAATATCTAAATGTCCATTGGTAATCGGATCAAAACTCCCAGGATAAATACCTGTTTTCATTGAACTTCCTCCTTTTGTTTGTAAAAAGTAGCACTTGTATTACCGTAATTTTTGCAGCGAAATTGTAGAATAGAATCTATCTCCCCGGGTATATCCTCGTTTTTATCATGCTCCACAACAACGATACCTAAAGGGTGCAGGAGCTTATTTCTAATGATTTCTTCTAAAGCAACAACTGCTAATCCTTGCTTATAGGGCGGATCCATAAAAATAATATCAGCTTGTACATTTTTATTGGCCAGTTTATGAATAGCAGAAACTACATCTGCATGCAGTACTTCTGCCTTTGAAATAAAATTGGTTTTATGTAGATTTTTCTTAATAATCTCTATGCTTTCTTGACTTTTATCTACAAAGTATACTTTTTGAGCCTTTCTTGATAAAGCTTCTATACCTAGATTTCCTGTACCAGAAAACAAGTCAATAACAGTACCATCATATAAATAGTTCTGTACTATATTAAAAATCGATTCCTTCACACGATCTGACGTAGGCCTTATCTGTAAGTCCTTTGGTGTAAAAAGCCTAAGCCCTCTAGCCTCTCCAGCAATAATTCTCATAAATTTCCTCCTTAAACAGCTCTATCTATATTTTAACATACCAACTATTGGTTAACAAAATATTTTTCTAATATATAGGAGATTCCATAAATCTTCTTCTTTGTACTTAAACTTTATTCTATATATAACTTATTCACTCTATATCTCACATTGTACAACTTTTTTATGCCTTTTATACTAACAATAAAAGGAACAACCTCTGCTGTCCCTTGTTATCAATTAAGTTCCTTCAAATCCCTTGAATTTTTCTTCTAACTTTTCTTTTAATAAAGGATGTTTTTCTAAGGTTAAGTAAGGATCTTCTTTTAGCAACTCCTCTACTTGGCTTTGCACCTTTTTTAAAACCTTCATATGCTTAAATAAGTTAGCTATTCTCAAATCTGGTAATCCATGTTGTCTTATACCAAAAAATTCTCCAGGGCCCCTGATTTCCAGATCTTTTTCAGATATAATAAACCCATCTGTTGTTTCTTCCATAATCTTCATTCGTTCCTTAGCTATTTTACTTTTATTATTATGTATTAATAAACAATAGGATTGAAAGTCTCCTCTTCCAACCCTGCCTCTTAACTGATGTAATTGGGCTAAACCAAATCGTTCGGCGTTTTCTATAATCATCATAGTCGCATTGGGTACATTTACACCTACTTCTATAACAGTAGTCGATACCAATATATGTATCTTATTTTCTAAAAATAACTTCATCACCGTTTCTTTTTCTTTGGGATGCATTTTACCATGCAATAGTCCTACCTCATAATCTGAAAAATAAGTGGCAGCCAATTCTTCTTTTATTTCTGTGGCAGCTTTAGCCTCTATCGCCTCAGATTCTTCCACCAAGGGACATACCACATAAGCTTGTCTCCCTAAACGCAACTCTTTTTTAGCGATATGATAGACCCGCTCTTTTTCTTCTGAGGTTAAACTACGGGTTTTTATTTCTTTTCTCCCTGGAGGAAGCTCATCAATGATGGATATATCCAAATCCCCATAGAGTATCAAAGCTAATGTCCTTGGAATAGGTGTGGCCGTCATAACCAAAATATGTGGATTATCACCCTTCTCTGCAAGGATTGCTCTTTGTCTCACCCCAAAACGATGTTGCTCATCAGTGATAACCAGGGCCAATCGATAAAAATTTACAGTTTGTTGAATAAGTGCATGTGTGCCTATAATAATATCAATTTTGCCTTCTTGTATTTCCTGTGATAATTGCTGTTTTTTTGCCTTTGTCAAACTGCCGATTAATAGACCAATCCTTATTCCTAAGGGTTCTAATAGCTGTTTCAAAGAATGATAGTGTTGCTCTGCTAGTATTTCTGTAGGCGCCATAAGAGCCCCTTGACAGCCATTTATAACAGCTTTATATAATGCAATAATAGCCACAATGGTTTTTCCAGATCCTACATCTCCCTGCACTAATCGGTTCATAGGAACCTCTTTCCCTAAATCTTCTAAAATTTCCTTTAGGACAGCTTTTTGAGCCATTGTCAAAGCAAAAGGAAGTCTCTTCAGAAAAACATCTATTCCCTCATTATTTCTAAGAGGAATACTTTTTTGCTGCTTTATTGTTTTTTTCTTTATTTTTATCAGTGCCAATTGCAATAGTAGCAACTCTTCAAAGACCAGCCTATATTTTGCTACCTTTATCTGTTGCAATGAAGTAGGAAAGTGTATATATTTTAAAGCAAATTGTAAGCTACAAAGCTTATTTTTTTTAACAATATCCTCCGGAAGATAATCTACGATCTCTTCAACGACTTCTATGATATTTTTTTGAATATCAATAATTTGCCTTTGTGTTAGCCCCTCCGTAGTGGGATAAACAGGAACAATTCCCTCCTGCATCGTTACTTTATTAGCCTCCATTATTTCATAAATAGGGTTGATCATTTCTAAGCCTTGAAAACTTTTTTTTACCTTCCCATAAAGCATTAAATGGTCGTTAGGCTTAAATTTATTTTTCATATAAGGCTGATTAAAAAAAGTAATGGTAATAGAACCAGTTGCATCTTTTAATAAATATCTATTAATATTTAACCCTTTTCTCACATAAATTGACTGGCATGTTCCCACGACAATACCATATATTGTCGTTTGGTCCCCTGGTTGTACTTCAATAATTTTTTTAGAAATGCTACGGTTCTCATAGTCCCGTGGAAAATGATAAAGCATATCTTCTATGTTAGAAATTTTTAGCCTTTTTAGCAAAGATAGCCTCTTAGGACCAACGCCTTTAATGTATTGAATATCTTTTTTTAGCATTTCCATTATTTTATTCACTCCTAAAACGACAATTCTTATATTAGGCTATTTTTCATCACTCTATAGAAAATATATAATAATACAAAGGTTGTCCTCCATAGTATAGCTCTACATCACAGTGAGAAAAAAGCCCTTCTAATCTTTCTTTTAATTGATGAGCAACCTTTTCCTCCGTTTCTTCACCGTAAAAAATTGTAATCATTTCATCCTCTTCTGTCACAACTTTATTTAATAGTTCAACAGACACATCAAATATTTCTCTACCTACAGCTCGAATTTCACCTTCTCCTATCCCCAGTATATCTCCTTCGTGAATAGCAATATCATTATAACTAGTATCCCTGACAGCATAGGTAACCTGTGCAGTTTTTACATTTTGGATGGCTTCTAGCATCTCTTCTTCATTACCTTGTGGTGTGTTTTCTAAATTAAATGCCATTAA
The sequence above is drawn from the Clostridium formicaceticum genome and encodes:
- the rpmF gene encoding 50S ribosomal protein L32, which encodes MAVPKRKTGKSKKNMRRAANSKYVAPGYVKCPQCHEPKLSHRVCPECGYYKNKEVITVNE
- the ylbJ gene encoding sporulation integral membrane protein YlbJ — encoded protein: MSSFFILLLMLVVIIFFIRFKDYRKRFQKLVMDYFIILMVVVLVVCIIIFPNQSVKAAYEGLKVWFAVVLPALLPFFIGSELLVGLGVVKFIGTLLEPIMRPLFNVPGEGSFAFAMSVTSGYPVGVKITTKLRSEGLLSKIEAQRLVSFCSTSGPLFLIGAVSIGMFQSSEVGLLLAICHYTAAIVVGLFFSFYKRSSSEDTSAFLLSKHKNLIKKAFVQLNIARKKNPPFGILLGNAVRESINTMLMVGGFIVLFSVIINIFDIVGLIDVVANCLYFLFQALPIDFSIIKGLITGLFEITIGCKMIADTLHAALIHRIAAAGFIIGWSGFSIHAQSISILSTTDINLCLYIFSKLLHGIFSYLLVYLVYPIFTVLYAFTTPTFYHHEELSLYEKIINNLTLSIEIFLMLFVGVLLISLLTGFFIMTINNFKGKKRNK
- a CDS encoding nucleotidyltransferase, which encodes MKVLGLITEYNPFHNGHLYHLNASKELTGCTHAVAIMSGNFLQRGEPALVHKWDRAKMAVQAGVDLVIELPTPYACATAELFAFGSISLLHAMGVVDALCFGSEYGEISLLKVIANVLFLSPPKFKIFLKNHLKKGLSFPSARTKALADYFNLDDDCNLKTSDLEVIEMIMNSPNNILAIEYMKMLKKLNASILPYTIPRIKAAYHSTKLEGSIVSATAIREHFYRKNHLQELKGTMPPSSLNILEEAFEKKLAPIFKEDFEKVILTLLRRESKESLSHYFDIREGLENKIFQCSHHCNSLTNLYHCVKSKRYTQTRFQRICMHVLLNLKKKDIIDFTSSGGPQYLRVLALNNKGREILKACKLKATLPIINKINQYVPSNEIAKKMLEIDIRATNLYALATNNEDYSTRPLDFYISPYYQVT
- the fapR gene encoding transcription factor FapR — translated: MKGPGKASKSVRQKKLLELIQEQPFLTDEDLSTKFSVSIQTIRLDRLELGIPELRERIKNVAEKNYKKVRSIIGTEIVGELIDLNLGVSGISVLQTTQDMAFSKTNLVRGHHIFSQAESLAMAVIDAEVALTGVSNIKYLNPVKAGDKLVAKAEVVRVRGNNHFVHVRTKVDQVQVFRGKFILVVIEEGGIE
- the recG gene encoding ATP-dependent DNA helicase RecG — protein: MEMLKKDIQYIKGVGPKRLSLLKRLKISNIEDMLYHFPRDYENRSISKKIIEVQPGDQTTIYGIVVGTCQSIYVRKGLNINRYLLKDATGSITITFFNQPYMKNKFKPNDHLMLYGKVKKSFQGLEMINPIYEIMEANKVTMQEGIVPVYPTTEGLTQRQIIDIQKNIIEVVEEIVDYLPEDIVKKNKLCSLQFALKYIHFPTSLQQIKVAKYRLVFEELLLLQLALIKIKKKTIKQQKSIPLRNNEGIDVFLKRLPFALTMAQKAVLKEILEDLGKEVPMNRLVQGDVGSGKTIVAIIALYKAVINGCQGALMAPTEILAEQHYHSLKQLLEPLGIRIGLLIGSLTKAKKQQLSQEIQEGKIDIIIGTHALIQQTVNFYRLALVITDEQHRFGVRQRAILAEKGDNPHILVMTATPIPRTLALILYGDLDISIIDELPPGRKEIKTRSLTSEEKERVYHIAKKELRLGRQAYVVCPLVEESEAIEAKAATEIKEELAATYFSDYEVGLLHGKMHPKEKETVMKLFLENKIHILVSTTVIEVGVNVPNATMMIIENAERFGLAQLHQLRGRVGRGDFQSYCLLIHNNKSKIAKERMKIMEETTDGFIISEKDLEIRGPGEFFGIRQHGLPDLRIANLFKHMKVLKKVQSQVEELLKEDPYLTLEKHPLLKEKLEEKFKGFEGT
- a CDS encoding acetate/propionate family kinase, translating into MKVLVMNCGSSSLKYQLINMENEELLAKGIAERIGIDGSFVKHETTGKEKVVIEEPLNDHKAAIKIVVDALTNSEYGAIQSMEEISAVGHRVVHGGDKFSSSVVIDDEVKTAIEECAELAPLHNPPNLMGINACKEILPQAPMVAVFDTAFHQTMPAASYMYALPYELYEKYKVRRYGFHGTSHKYVSDKAAEMLGKPLKDLKIVTCHLGNGASIAAVNHGQSVDTSMGFTPLEGLAMGTRCGDIDPAIIDYWMNKENLTIAEATNAMNKKSGVLGVSGISSDFRDIEEAAEKGNERAQLALDLYYQRVKKYIGAYAAEMGGLDAVVFTAGLGENSFIARKEICKGLEFLGIKIDDEKNNVRGKETVVSTDDAAVKVLLIPTNEELMIARDTKTLVG
- the coaD gene encoding pantetheine-phosphate adenylyltransferase, encoding MKTGIYPGSFDPITNGHLDIIERASKLCDKVIVSVLQNPNKNSLFSLEERVTLIKEAVAAYKNVTVDCFSGLLIDYVKKNDAKVIIKGLRAVSDFEYEFQMALMNRKLAPDVETIFLMTSSENSYLSSSLVKEVAKFGGCIEGLVPESTKKAIFQKI
- the rsmD gene encoding 16S rRNA (guanine(966)-N(2))-methyltransferase RsmD; this translates as MRIIAGEARGLRLFTPKDLQIRPTSDRVKESIFNIVQNYLYDGTVIDLFSGTGNLGIEALSRKAQKVYFVDKSQESIEIIKKNLHKTNFISKAEVLHADVVSAIHKLANKNVQADIIFMDPPYKQGLAVVALEEIIRNKLLHPLGIVVVEHDKNEDIPGEIDSILQFRCKNYGNTSATFYKQKEEVQ
- a CDS encoding YceD family protein produces the protein MLKFDLNTIKRGEHDKLNIDFTVDLDNINYYGDVLKVIRPIHVLGTIYSVGKKIFLSCNIETELEVHCGRCLKPFTHLLKNNIDVELVEEEKLEDNDDLEDIAIYRDNSIDFNEMIKEQIIMNLPMKVVCSEDCKGLCKTCGKDLNLEECKCNQDSEDNIDPRFAKLKELLQQD